From the genome of uncultured Pseudodesulfovibrio sp., one region includes:
- a CDS encoding NUDIX domain-containing protein, producing MTSQQDIPEHDPDHLVEVIDRNNRPLAVLSKRSVHRQLLMHRSVQVLVFNPEKKIFLQKRNQNKLFFPGRWDISARTHPRAGESTFDAAVRALREELNLEIDHPQLVRELPAGPETGFEHVSLFEVTKNTLPVVPNNDVVSEGFYYSREELTCLIKEFRELLTPNLVILWESGLLTPA from the coding sequence ATGACCTCTCAACAAGACATACCCGAACACGACCCGGATCATCTGGTCGAAGTAATAGACCGGAACAACCGTCCGCTGGCCGTGCTCTCAAAACGTAGCGTGCACCGCCAACTGTTGATGCACCGTTCCGTGCAGGTACTCGTCTTCAACCCAGAAAAAAAGATATTCCTGCAAAAACGCAATCAAAACAAGCTGTTCTTTCCTGGCCGATGGGACATTTCCGCCAGAACCCACCCCAGAGCCGGGGAATCCACCTTTGACGCGGCTGTCCGCGCTCTCCGAGAGGAACTGAATCTGGAAATCGACCATCCCCAGCTCGTTCGGGAGCTCCCTGCCGGGCCGGAAACAGGCTTCGAACATGTTTCCCTGTTCGAGGTAACCAAAAACACTTTGCCCGTGGTGCCCAACAACGACGTGGTCTCCGAAGGTTTCTACTACTCGCGGGAGGAACTGACCTGTCTGATCAAGGAGTTCCGCGAGCTGCTCACGCCCAACCTCGTCATCCTCTGGGAATCGGGGCTTCTGACCCCTGCCTAA
- the rimI gene encoding ribosomal protein S18-alanine N-acetyltransferase, with protein sequence MRDEVVELGEPDVQDLIELEALCFDYHWTREQFLLGLEGEAFKVIGVRREGVLAGYMAFSLIADEMEILNLAVHPDYRRQGLGEALLSRSLEISEANGTTKSFLDVKVSNDPALALYRKFGYKKIGVRKKYYPDTKEDALLFRYDFPQHEA encoded by the coding sequence ATGAGGGACGAGGTGGTCGAGTTGGGAGAGCCGGATGTTCAGGATCTCATTGAACTCGAGGCGCTGTGCTTTGATTACCATTGGACCAGGGAGCAGTTTCTGCTCGGTCTGGAGGGCGAAGCTTTCAAGGTTATCGGCGTACGCCGGGAAGGAGTTCTTGCCGGTTACATGGCCTTTTCCCTTATTGCTGACGAGATGGAGATTCTGAATTTGGCCGTGCACCCTGACTATAGAAGGCAGGGACTCGGTGAGGCGCTGTTGTCCCGGAGCCTCGAAATAAGCGAGGCCAACGGCACGACCAAGAGTTTTCTTGACGTAAAGGTCTCGAATGATCCGGCCTTGGCTTTGTATCGCAAGTTCGGATACAAGAAAATTGGCGTAAGGAAGAAATACTATCCGGACACCAAGGAAGACGCCCTGTTGTTCCGGTATGACTTTCCACAACACGAAGCATGA
- a CDS encoding phosphoglycerate kinase, producing MLFIDQVDIAGKKMLFRVDFNVPIEDGVITDDNRIRAALPTIQYALDQGASVILCAHLGKPKGKVVPELSLGPVANRTGELLGKGVALMPGRIGDQAVKMAAELAPGQVIMLDNLRFNPEETGKTPEERGDFGKLLASLADVYVNDAFGVAHRENASVVDVPGHAKVCCAGFLLKREYEYLGEALKDPKRPYVCVSGGAKVSTKLGILNNLLGKVDDIIIGGAMANTFLLAKGYDVGQSLVEPDLVDAAADIMAKAESMGSVLHLPVDFRYAKTPKAKQAEGECRAEDIPSDALVLDIGPETIADFVSVLERAKTVVWNGPMGLFETTAFAKGSLAVCKAIAGLEDALTIVGGGDTDAVVHLMQLDDKFSFISTGGGSFLEFLEGKELPAFKALKECMSK from the coding sequence ATGCTGTTTATCGATCAGGTTGATATCGCTGGTAAAAAAATGCTGTTCAGGGTGGACTTCAACGTCCCCATCGAAGACGGCGTCATCACCGACGATAACCGTATCCGGGCGGCCCTGCCGACAATCCAGTATGCCCTGGATCAGGGGGCCTCTGTCATCCTCTGCGCTCACCTTGGGAAGCCCAAGGGCAAGGTCGTGCCCGAGCTTTCTCTGGGACCTGTGGCCAACCGCACCGGCGAACTGCTCGGCAAGGGCGTGGCCCTGATGCCGGGCCGTATCGGCGATCAGGCTGTGAAAATGGCCGCCGAGCTTGCCCCTGGCCAGGTGATCATGCTCGACAACCTGCGCTTCAATCCCGAGGAGACCGGCAAGACTCCGGAAGAGCGGGGCGATTTCGGCAAACTGCTCGCGTCCTTGGCCGATGTCTACGTCAACGACGCGTTTGGCGTGGCTCATCGTGAAAATGCCTCTGTAGTGGATGTACCGGGGCACGCGAAAGTTTGCTGTGCCGGTTTCCTGCTCAAGCGGGAATATGAATATCTCGGTGAGGCCCTGAAGGACCCCAAGCGCCCCTATGTCTGTGTTTCGGGCGGAGCCAAGGTTTCCACCAAGCTGGGAATCCTGAACAATTTGCTCGGCAAAGTGGACGACATCATTATTGGCGGGGCAATGGCCAACACCTTTCTTCTGGCCAAAGGCTATGACGTTGGCCAATCCCTGGTAGAACCGGATCTGGTGGACGCGGCGGCCGATATCATGGCCAAGGCCGAGTCCATGGGCTCTGTGCTCCATCTGCCCGTCGATTTCCGTTACGCCAAAACACCCAAGGCCAAACAGGCCGAAGGAGAGTGCAGAGCGGAGGACATTCCCTCTGATGCGCTTGTCCTGGATATAGGCCCAGAGACCATCGCTGATTTCGTCTCCGTGTTGGAACGGGCCAAGACCGTCGTCTGGAACGGGCCCATGGGGTTGTTCGAAACCACGGCGTTTGCCAAGGGCTCGTTGGCCGTTTGCAAGGCCATAGCCGGACTTGAGGATGCTCTGACCATTGTTGGTGGCGGTGATACGGATGCTGTTGTGCATCTGATGCAACTCGATGATAAATTTAGCTTTATTTCAACCGGCGGCGGTTCTTTCCTTGAATTCCTCGAAGGCAAGGAACTCCCGGCCTTCAAAGCCTTAAAGGAGTGCATGAGCAAATGA